Proteins from one Mycolicibacter virginiensis genomic window:
- a CDS encoding acyl-CoA dehydrogenase family protein, translated as MIEWSDTDELVRQSVREFIDREVRPNLDALESGELPPYPILRKLFADFGIDVMAAEAIKSRLEKAHARQTSEGASKPAGSSEGGFGDLGAQASMGLILVSELAGVSLGLVAAVGVSLGLGAATIMSRGTLAQQERWLPELVTLEKIAAWAITEPDAGSDAFGGMKTYVRRDGDDYILNGQKTFITNGPYADTLIVYAKLDEQDGADPRTRKVLTFVLDAGMPGLTQGKPFKKMGMHSSPTGELFFDDVRLGRDRLLGETEQHTGGDGRDSARANFVAERVGVAALALGIINECHRLCVDYAKSRTLWGQNIGQFQLIQLKLAKMEVARINVQNMVFQTLEKAKRGKIPTLAEASAIKLYSSEAATEVAMEAVQLFGGNGYMTEYRVEQLARDAKSLMIYAGSNEVQVTHIAKGLLSG; from the coding sequence ATGATCGAATGGTCCGATACCGACGAATTGGTCCGGCAAAGCGTCCGGGAATTCATCGACCGGGAGGTCCGGCCGAACCTCGATGCGCTGGAGAGCGGCGAACTGCCGCCGTATCCGATCCTGCGGAAGCTGTTCGCCGACTTCGGGATCGATGTGATGGCGGCCGAAGCCATCAAGAGCCGACTGGAAAAGGCGCACGCGCGACAGACCTCCGAAGGCGCGAGCAAGCCTGCCGGTTCGTCCGAGGGCGGTTTCGGCGATCTGGGTGCGCAGGCCTCGATGGGGTTGATCCTCGTCAGCGAACTCGCCGGCGTCAGCTTGGGATTGGTCGCCGCGGTCGGCGTCAGCCTCGGCCTGGGAGCCGCGACGATCATGTCGCGCGGCACCCTGGCGCAGCAGGAGCGTTGGTTGCCCGAGCTGGTCACCTTGGAAAAGATCGCCGCCTGGGCGATCACCGAGCCGGATGCGGGCTCCGACGCGTTCGGCGGGATGAAGACTTATGTCCGGCGTGACGGTGACGACTACATCCTCAACGGCCAGAAGACGTTCATCACCAACGGTCCCTACGCTGACACTCTCATCGTCTACGCCAAGCTGGACGAACAGGACGGCGCCGATCCGCGCACCCGCAAGGTGCTCACCTTCGTCCTCGACGCCGGTATGCCGGGCCTGACCCAGGGCAAGCCGTTCAAGAAGATGGGCATGCACTCCTCGCCGACCGGTGAGTTGTTCTTCGACGACGTGCGCTTGGGGCGCGACCGGCTGCTGGGCGAGACCGAACAGCACACCGGCGGGGACGGGCGTGACAGTGCCCGGGCCAACTTCGTCGCCGAACGGGTCGGGGTGGCCGCCCTGGCGCTGGGAATCATCAACGAGTGCCATCGGCTCTGCGTCGACTACGCCAAGAGCCGCACCCTGTGGGGCCAGAACATTGGGCAGTTCCAGCTGATCCAACTCAAGCTGGCCAAGATGGAGGTGGCCCGGATCAACGTGCAGAACATGGTGTTCCAGACGCTGGAGAAGGCCAAGCGCGGCAAGATCCCAACGCTGGCCGAGGCGTCGGCGATCAAGCTGTACTCCTCGGAGGCGGCCACCGAGGTCGCGATGGAGGCGGTGCAATTGTTCGGCGGCAACGGCTACATGACCGAGTACCGGGTGGAGCAGCTGGCGCGCGACGCCAAATCGCT